The DNA window TAGGCATGATTTCAAATGCAGGAATTGCAACATCATGAAAAGGGACAAATGGTTTATTTTCCTCTCTTTTTTCTGCAGATCCATTTTCTATGGCACCCCAGAAAGCACTTGAAGCAATTGGAAAAAACTTGAGTCTTCAGTATGAGAGGTGGCAACCCAGGGTGAGGCTGAAGCTCAACTTTATCTTTTTGTTGCCATTTATGGTGTTATccatatgaaaattttaaccCAATAGCTAGAGAAGAACTTCATATTTATCAAATGCCAAAAAATAATACATAGCATCATTGTCCTCCATTTTTTTCCCTCTCTTCCCATACTAAGATGTGGGATTTCACAGACTGATAGGTGAATAGTGCTAAAACTTGAAAGTTCTCTATGTACTCTTCTGTTTAGTTACGATAAAGAACATACATAGGCTAATCATCATCGTCTTATTCGTCGAAATCACTCCTGAAATGACAATCACAAAACACCCTTTACTTTTTGATAGAGGGAGctcaatttgaaatttattttctgGATGTGCAACATGTTTTAAAGATTTCCTCAGACACCGGGTTTCTGGTATAGTTATTTTCATTGACACTACTTAAGCtcaatttgtttgaatttatgaaGGCTCGGTACAAGCCTCAGCTAGATCCTACTGTGGAGGAAGTGAAAAAACTCTGTACTACATGTCGGAAATATGCAAAGACAGAGAGAGTTCTCTTCCACTACAATGGTCATGGTGTACCCAAACCAACTCCAAATGGTGAAATTTGGCTCTTCAACAAGGTTTCAGAAACGGTGTctgtattttttctattattttatctctctcagTTCTAGTATGCTAATAAGTTGCAAGTGTttccttaaaaataatattttctgaAGTGTATATTTTGGTGTAGAGTTATACTCAATATATCCCGCTGCAAATAAGTGAGCTTGATTCGTGGCTGAAGACACcttcaatatatgtttttgACTGCTCTGCTGCAGGGATGATTGTTAGTGCTTTTGCAGAGGTACATTAATGATGCTTAAAATGTTATTggcttattttatttgtttcttcttGTAAAAACTGTCTTTTTTATAGCTTCAAGATTTGAGTGCTTCTAGTTCAAGTGGAACTACCACTCCTACAAGGGATTGTATTCTGCTTGCAGCATGTGATGCACACGAGACTCTTCCCCAAAGTGCTGAATTTCCTGCTGATGTTTTCACATCCTGCCTCACAACGCCAATCAAGATGGCTTTGAGATGGTATTCATGGTTTTGCATCTTCTcagttatttataatatattgtcaTATTATTCTTTCAGCTAATTTTACCACTGTTTAAAATTTTGGACCTTCTATACATTTTTTTGCCAATGTGCACGAATGATAGGTTAACCTTGTTTTGTGGTATAGTGTtggtgtgtttttttttttctgacaaTGCTTTAAGATGTGTATTTTATATCTAGAATATACCAGACATTTTTTTTGCCCTTTCTctagtaatttttaaaatgttttgggGCTGTTTGTAGTAgcttttttttcatatatcaacattttgttttatttattttttcttatttcaggTTTTGTACTCGTTCGTTGCTCCGTGGATCTCTAAACTACTCCCTTATAGATAGAATTCCAGGGCGCCAAAATGATCGCAAGACACTTTTAGGTGAATTAAATTGGATTTTCACGGCAGTGACCGACACAATTGCCTGGAATGTACTCCCACATGGTAAAAAGATTCTCTTGCTATATCTGTAACATTGAAAAGTTTTCTGATTATATGCTATATGTTGGCCAATGTAGTGACTTGgcaattacttaatttttttgtcCTTCAGAGACCTTCCAAAAACTGTTTAGGCAGGATCTTTTAGTTGCCAGTTTGTTTCGAAACTTTCTACTGGCTGAGAGGATCTTGCGGACTGCAAATTGCACTCCAATTTCATTTCCTAGTTTGCCTCCAACTCATCAGCACCATATGTGGTCAGATATGATATATTTTGTCACTTATAAGTTTATTCAGTTATTAGTGGATAGTAGACTTATATGAAATTCTCTCATGTGGCCCAGGGATTCATGGGACATGGCTGCTGAAATATGCCTTTCTCAGCTACCAGGTTTAGTTGAGGATCCAAATGCTGAGTTCCAGGTTTATTCTTTAGCTCgcaaaaatgaattaaaatttcttGTCTTCTGATTGTCCTATCTTTGGTCAATGTGATTGAGtaaattttcatcattttttccAGCCAAGCCCCTTTTTCACAGAACAGTTGACAGCTTTTGAGGTGTGGCTTGATCATGGATCAGAACACAAGAAGCCACCTGAACAGCTGCCCATTGTTCTTCAGGTTCTGTGAATTAGATAGATTTGGCcgtgatttattttattaatatattttatcccaTTCATATGAGCTTCTAAGTAGAATTCCTCGGCAagtatgaatattttattaaagatgGCAGGTAGGcataaaaaaagagaaacatAGAAGAGCTAGTGTTTGCTCAGGGAACATTATCTAACCTCCTTGAACTGAACATTCTATAGCATCTGAAAATCTCTAGCAGTAATAAAAAGTCTTTTGTCGTTAAGCAATAATTTGTACTGCTGAATTGTGTAGTGGATTTTTTTCCTGTGAAGCAACAATGGTAATACAAATTTCATTCCATTCAAAGTTTTACCAATGTTTAGGATTTCATAATTGGACTTTTTACACCTAGTTATAATACAGTTCTGATTATTTTGAAATGTCATTTAGTAATTTTGTGCCACGTCATGATGGAATAAGAGTAAACTTGACTTGCTTTTATAACTTAAGAGGCTGGAAGTGATGAGCAACTGTAGTTAGATCTTCAActttttgtatgaattattttatgttaatcaTGCCAAATGAATGGTTGTTTGAGCTTCAACACCACAATGGTAGTCTTTGATGATCTATCCACTAGACTCATCCTTGATTTATCTGAGGTCAATCTATTATTATGCATGCGTAAAAAGTTTGATTTCATTCTTTATGCTGAAGATGATCTTCCCATACAATATTGTCATATATGTCCAAACCAGTTATTCTCTATGCTGAAGGAAAAATGGTGAACTTTAACAAACTAACTATGCATGTAGGTTTTACTCAGCCAATATCATCGATTTCGAGCCTTGGTGCTTCTGGGAAGATTCCTTGATATGGGATCATGGGCCGTAGATCTTGTAAGTGCTTATGTTTCATAAGAGGTGACCATACATTCCACATATGCCATTTATCGGCATGAATCGATAGATTTTTCTTACCTTTTTTCAGGCTTTATCTGTTGGGATATTCCCATACGTTTTGAAGCTTTTGCAAACAACTACACCAGAGCTACGACAAATTCTTGTATTCATTTGGACAAAGATTCTTGCTCTTGACAAGGTACATATCATCACCACCTTTTGTTATCTTTTTGTTGTTATGGATTTGCAGTTTTTTTTTGTCTCATAACAACTGCATTTATTTTGCTTCTGGTTTTGATTGATAGTCATGCCAAGTGGATCTTGTGAAGGATGGAGGACACACATATTTTATAAGGTTTCTTGATAGCATGGAGGCATTTCCAGAACAGCGAGCAATGGCTGCATTTGTTCTTGCAGTCATTGTGGATGGGCACAGACGAGGCCAGGAAGCCTGCATTGAAGCTGGTTTGCTACATGTTTGCTTGAAGCACCTTCAGTCTTCGTCTGGTGTTTCTTCACAAAGTGAAACACAAACCGAACCTTTATTTCTTCAATGGCTTTGTCTTTGCCTGGGAAAGTTGTGGGAGGATTTCACTGAGGCACAAATAGTTGCTCTGCAGGCAGAAGCTCCTGCTGTATTTGCACACTTACTTTCTGAACCCCAACCCGAGGTTGCTTATTACTTAAAATCGATTTAATCATTTTCTGTTGACATAATATCTCTGTAACTCCGATTGTGGATGAATCTTCTTTTCAGGTAAGAGCTTCAGCTGTATTTGCTCTAGGAACCCTGCTTGATGTTGGATTTGATTCATCAAGAGAGGGTGGTGTTGGAGGTGATGAAGATTGTGATGATGATGAAAAAAGTAAAGCTGAGGTTAGCATTATCAAATGCCTTCTAAATGTTGTTTCAGATGGAAGCCCACTTGTACGAGCTGAAGTTGCTGTAGGTATGCCATCTTCAGCCATTCTAacaacatttatttaatattttcacatCCTATGATCTACGATTTGACATGATTCTCTCATTCACATATTATAATCATTGATAACAGCTCTAGCACGCTTTGCCTTTGGGCACAACAAGCAGTTGAAGGCAATTGCTGCTGCATATTGGAAGAAGCCTCAGCCTAACTCCGTCCTTAGTTCCCTACCTTCATTTGCCATGAAGAGTACTAGCGGTTATACCACTCCAACTCAGTATGTCCAGCATGGTACGATGGGTCCCTCACAAATTGGTCCTGTTTTTAGAAGTGGAGATAGCCAAGCTATAGTTCGAGATGGGCGAGTCTCCACTAGCAGTCCACTTACATCTTCTGGAGTAATGCATGGGTCACCTGTATCAGATGATTCATCTCAGCATTCTGATTCTGGGATATTTAATGATTGCTTGAGCAATGGGGTGGCAAGTGCAAGGCAAAGGCCTCTAGACAATGCATTATATGCACAATGTGTGCTTGCTATGCTTACATTAGCCAAGGATCCTTCTCCTCGCAATGCTAGTCTTGGTAGAAGAGTACTTTCCATTATAGGGATTGAACAAGTGGTGACAAAATCTGTGAAGCCAAGTGGCAATATGGCTAGACTGAGTGACTCAATTGCTCCTTCACCTAGTCTTGCTGGCCTTGCACGATCTTCTTCATGGTTTGATATGAGTGGAGGTAAGGTCGcccttttttgtttgtttgagagaattttgaattatttcctGGTCCACATTATTCTTCATGCCATTTTTTGGTTTGAAAATGTAACGCCATGGCTCTTAGATATGCCATTTTACATGGCCTTCAAATTTATACAAATGTTTAGAGAATTATCTTCAACACATCACACTTGTCTTTAGTTTTGGAAGTTACTAATTACACATGATTAATGAAGTGAAGTGGGGGTGATAAGTTTCAGGTTATATTGTTTGTAGACTTAATTCTTGTCTCAGGTTAGGGTCAAGTCACTCTTTGACATTGTATTTGAGGTTATATTTTTTGACTAATGTGACAAATGACAGGTCATTAGATGATCTTAGGACTCATCAATCATAAACCTTAAATGGATTTCATATTCAATTCGAAGctataaaaatgaaaacataGTTTTTGAACCTCTTTCAGACCCTCCCAACGGTGCAAACCCTTTCTAGACCTACTCACAACCTGTCTATACTAATACACGACCTCAATTTCATCATCTTACAAAATTTTTGATCCATTCCCGATCGAATCAAGAACACATATTTCTCAAGAATCAATCTCATCCTCCGAGTTTTGGATATGTTCTAGCCACCATCATTCTGAACATTTCTTCTCTTGATTCAAAATCACACCATGTATTTGGGATGATTACCAAAGAGCACAATTAATTGTCATGAGATTTTTTTCTTGTTGCATCCATTGATTTCTCTGATATGTTGTCTTATTACAGGTCATTTGCCACTTACTTTTAGGACTCCTCCTGTTAGTCCGCCTCGACCCAGTTACTTACCTGGAATCCGAAGAGTTTGTTCACTAGAGTTCAGACCACACATCATGAATTCTCCGGATACAGGATTGGCTGATCCACTCTTAAGTGCTGTTGGGTCAGATGCAGCATCTGATAGAAGTTTTCTTCCGCAGTCAACAATATATAGTTGGAGTTGTGGTCATTTTTCGAAGCCTATACTTACAGCAGCTGATGACAGCGAAGAAGTAATGGTcagaagagaagaaagagaaaaatttGCTCTGGACCACATAGCAAAGTGTCAACATTCTTGTATGTCTCTTATTGTCCTCTAAATGATTAAACAACAATGATCGGTTTGTTGGTTTGACATTCCATTTTTCCGTTGCTAATCACCAATCACTGTTTTTGTTCACAACTGACTGATTTTTtaactttgtttattttctctGTTCAGCTGTCAGCAGCTTGCAGAATCAAATAGCTAGCTGGGATACAAAATTTGAAACAGGTACCAGAGCAATTTTGCTGCATCCTTTCTCTCCAGTTGTAATTGCTGCAGACGATACTGAACGAATCAGGTATTGAAGTCACTTTTCCTGAgaattcatataataatttcttatgGTTATTTTATAGATGTTCTTTGTTTATGCTTCCACTCTATCAGGGTAAAAAAGTTGATCTTATAATGGCCtgttttgttataattttttttcatgttgatTATGACCTGAAAAAATGCACATTtgttatattttctaaaaatcgtAATGATCTAAAATATGGTGGGGTGGTACTTTTTATTTGGCAGTTTTGTGGATGTTAAATACTTTTTATTGAGTGGgtaactttttattttgtctattttggtggaaaattcttttttatctttttacaaCATTACTCTAACATTATtctgtatttattatttaaggaTATGGAATTATGAGGAGGCTACTTTGATGAATAGCTTTGACAATCATGGTCTTATTGACAAAGGAATTTCAAAATTGTGCCTTGTTAATGAGCTTGATGACAGTCTACTTCTTGCTGCTTCATGTAAGTTCCTTTCAACTGTTTTTGCTTGATCAGCCATAGAAACCCTCTTAAATTGGGCCAATTCTTGGTTATTGCTTGATGTCTCTTCTGGATCTAACCCTTTTCAATTTCGTATGATATAGGTGATGGGAATATCAGAATTTGGAAGGATTACAATTTAAGGGGCAAGCAGAAACTTGTAACTGCATTCTCTTCAATTCATGGTCATAGGCCTGGTGTGCGCAATGATAATGTGGTTGTGGATTGGCAGCAGCAACCTGGTTATCTGGTAAAATTCTTTtcaaatgtgataaataattgttaataatttctatcatcttctaaTTAATTCTCATCCATTTCGATAAATCTCTGTAACCAGTATTCATCTGGTGAAACATCATCCATTATGGTCTGGGATCTGGAGAAAGAACAGCTTGTACATTCTATTCCGTCATTATCGGATTGCAGCATATCAGCATTGGTAGGTTCATTTTTCTATGTTATGTGTTAAAGGACTATTCAGGTTGAATTCACTAGGACAGCATTGATTGAGGCTCGATAAGACCAAGAagtaattaagtaaaaaaattatactatgGGGGCTtgtataaaattgaaaattatgtgAAATGTAAATTGATTTGATATGATTTTGAACTAATGTCAGAAAAGTACTTAAAGATTATTTTACCCCTATAATGACATATTGATTAGTTTTCAGGGTTTAAGTTGTCTTTTGGATGCTCTTGTTATATGAACGAATTAATTCATAACTTACTGAATTAAGCCATATTTTATACCTTAagttaaatctaaataataagTGACATTGAAGTAACAATTAGCAAATGAAATTACTTATTTAGATTAAGTGAAAAGCTGTGTTATCAAAAACTGCCATACTAATCTCCTTGTGTAATGCAATATTCAAGTACCAACTCATGGCTATTACTCACACAGTGCTTTGAAAACTTTGGAAATGATTGTCATTTCAATAGAAAAAAGACGTGTGTAGTAATAACATTTTGCTCCTGCTTCTATATGAAACCTGCAGTACTATGAAATCATTCTGATACATAATATGCTGTTTTGTTATTGCAGTCCGCCTCACAAGTCCATCCTGGACATTTCGCTGCTGGATTTTTGGATGGTTCTGTGAGGCTTTATGATATTAGGGCACCTGAGATGTAAGTAGTTCTTTGTGCTTCTACTTGTTTTGAtgttaaattgaataaaaaatgagGATATTTAACGGTACAGTCCTCTGATGTGTATTTCTACTATTTAAACTCAGGCTTATTTGTACATCCCGGCCACACACACAGAGAGTGCGAGTTGTAGGCATTGGTTTTCAACCAGGGTTTGAGCATGGAAAGGTATATAAAGGAATATTGAGCTTAATTATTGCACTTTATGCTGATATGGAACCATTTTCagatataaaaacaaaaatagattTCTGAAATTTGTCTAGCCTCCGACAAAATTTAGGCCTTGTTCGAACTGGGTTGTTTGAATTTAGTTCTAATAACACTATCCCGTCGTCAATCccttcatcaattttttttatttcatcaccaaaataccctctattttttatctttcattGTATATTTATACCCTATTGTAACCTAATAACCTACACTaaacaaggttatttggaaataacctaCTGGCTATCCAAAAAACCCAAGATCGAACAAAGGCTCAAATAACCCCTTATCACACACACATCAATTCCATCATCAACTGAAATACAAATACTAAAGTGCCCTTATTTActtttgtataacattttaaaacattaaatacaaagaatattttagttatttaacctaaataatccattttctcgtcaaacaattttttttttatttttcaaataacccaacatcaaacaagctcttagtttCTAAAGATTCCAGAAATAAAGTGTTACAAATGTGGGGGCCATATATCTCTTCTGCTAAATTGAccaaatttgttttgttttggtttgatCAGATTGTGAGTGCATCGCAAGCAGGTGATATTCAGTTCATTGATATAAGATGGCCAAAGGATGCCTACTTAACAATAGACGCACACAGGGGGTCTCTTACTGCTTTAGCTGTGCATCGTCATGCACCCCTTATTGCAAGTGGCTCGGCAAAACAGCTCATAAAAGTGTTCAATTTAGAGGGTGAACAATTAGGCAGCATTAAATACCTCTCAACATTTATGGCACAGAAAATAGGTTCAGTAAGCTGTCTTGCCTTTCATCCTTATGAAGTGTTGTTAGCAGCCGGAGCTGCAGATGCATGCGTTTCTGTTTACGCCGATGAAATCGCTCCAGGCagatgatttaatattattattatattgggttggagagaaaagaaaataacagTGAAGGAAAACCATCATATACATAattcagaagaagaagagtttGCCGGATTTTAATCTTCACATTTCTTCAACCCTAGTTACTACAACTACTAGACGTTTGCCCCCTTGTATCTTAAATATTCGTTTAGCCTCGCTCTTTCTCCAATGAAGAAGAATGGTTCATATAAACAAAAGttgtgaagaagaagatgaatgaatCCAGATTCCAGCTCTATATACTCTACAACAATTACTACTGTTGGTGGTGCAGGCTTTGACAAATAATTTGATGTGCCTACTGTAAATACCTTcctcctttttttttctttttcttttcttctattGCTTTCTTCTCTCTATCTTTCTTTCTTACTTTCTTACTTTCTTTAGGTgtgtctttttctttttcaattgaTTTCTTTGGTTGTTCTTAGTCCATATTCAATCATGTTCAATTTGTAAAAGAAGCAGGGGAATTATTTGTCATTGTTATAATTTGAATCTGGTGTTGACATTGTAACTTGTCTATTCCTGTTTCCCTTCTATCTATACTCAGATGTTTTTCTCGGTTTTGGTTTTCTTCTTTTACTTGCATTATTTTTCCATTGACCTAGATTCAGATCTggaatatatattgttattaatgttttattatcaATAAGGTAATAATAGTCTTATTGAATGAAGAGACTGagattttaaattcaattctcATGAAATTGTTCTGGTTGGGCTTGGGGCCAAAATAATAAGTTCAAAGTATCTTTTGGGATAATGATCCACAATTGTTTGTAGGTAATACTTAAATGGCCAAaactactatttttttttcatattttgggaTGATGATCTACAATTGTTTGTAGGTAATACTTAAATGGCCAAAACTActatttctttttcatattttgggaTGATGATCCACAATTGTTTGTAGGTAATATTTAAACGGCCAAAACTActatttctttttcatattttgggaGATGATCCACAATTGTTTGTAGGTAATACTTAAATGGCCAAAACTActatttctttttcatattttgggaTGATGATCCACAATTGTTTGTAGGTAATACTTAAATGACCAAAACTActatttctttttcatattttgggaTGATGATCCACAATTGTTTGTAGGTAATACTTAAATGGCTAAAACTActatttctttttcatattttgggaTGATGATCCACAATTGTTTGTAGGTAATACTTAAATGGCCAAAACTActatttctttttcatattttgggaTGATGATTCACAATTGTTTGTAGGTAATACTTAAATGGtcaaaactataatttttttttcatattttgggaTGATGATCCACATTTGTTTGTAGGTAATACTTAAATGGCCAAAACTActatttctttttcatattttgggaTGATGATCCACAATTGTTTGTAGGTAATACTTAAATGGCCAAAACTActatttctttttcatattattgTTTAAAGTTGTGCTAATGGAAAAAGAATAATAGCAAGGATTGAGTTTGAAACACCATTTTCTGTTTTTCACCATCATCTTTACACTTGTTTCTTGAAGAAAGATTTGGTTGGATATAATTTAACTATAAAGTGGTTGAACCCATTTGGAAAACACTATTTTTACCTTGGATCAAGCTGTTGAGGCCATGGATTCTCCAACTCCATTCTCATGGGACTAAGATTTTGTGTATTAACTGGAGGTAGAATGCAAAGGAGAGCTTCTAGCTTTCATTCAACTCAATGCCTCTTTCTTTATCCCTTGCCACAATATCTAATACAATTTGTAAAAGAGTAAGGATAGAGAGTCGGAATTTAGTTTCAGAAATAATGTCCCACCTTAAATTTAATATGAGAAAGATTCTATTTTCAAAGTCCAATCACATTTTGTCATGTCATTCCCAGACATCGTGACACCAAATTttcgctctctatcatttttttttcttttaattacaAATGTCAGTTTAATCTACATTGAGGATGATTCCATCCTGAGCCACCAACAGATTCTTGCCAAGAATCAACAAAGTACCAAGATTTTATCCCTTAGCATGTAGAGATTTGTCTGCATAAGTAAAATTAACTTAAGGCAAGATGGAGAATTGCAAATTTTTTTTTGCAGGAAAGACATTCCATCACCATCAAGATGACAAGCAGGAGAACAAAACATTGATTCTTCATGATATAACTAACTTAACTAATTCAGATTTTCtagaaaattacattttttttataaaattgaaaatttactTGAAAACattgaaaattaagtaaaattgtAAGAGTcttactttaaaataatattaattatatattattattatcatttataattaatataaaattatttaaaaactaataataaataaatgatattaagaaaatgtataattataaaattaattacatgaatttatttatttcaataagtaattaatttaaacacataaatacaaatttattctatttttgtaaaatcaaaataatttataaaattgtaaatttttaaGTTCCTTATCAAGTTTAATTAACTAAAGTGTTCACATCAAAACATCATATAGTTAAGTTTAACTAACTTAAGAGTTTAAGTAAAAACAAAATGGTCTTTTATTAAttgtaaaatcataaaattttattagttaaatttgaattgatctgatctcaaaatattaataagtatCATAAGGTTGCCTAAAATTTgactaacattattttttaaaagccaaaactcattttaaaaataataattctagcAAGTATTAAATTCCAACTCcaatttgtataataaatacattattttttaattattttttatattttaattaaatctcAAAATACAGTCTTTGTTTTTCTAAAGCCAAATAACTTTTGAAGGtaataataacttaaaatcTATCATATTTCTAGCCCAATTATGCATTGAaatccaaatttaaatattataaataaatttaagtagtaatgacataatttatttttatacttaaatgAGCCTATTTAAACATAAACTCAAAATATGTATAAATCATTAAATCCAAACTTAAATTCTTaccaaaattgtaaaaaaatgttgtaaaaTAAGAGTACCAAATTTGTCATTATATGGAAAGAGAACATACAAATTAATTGTATCttaaattatattcttttaacaataaaagataaagtgataaatgaaggaaataaaataaaaaattgtgaaacctttcttcaaaaatacaaattaaaccATTTCATATCAATCAattctttattctttataacatttaaacCTTCCCTAAATCAtcaattttttcatcaaacaagaaaatcccaaataaataaaacaagccCATATTCTAATGGAAGTTTGTTTACAGAGAATATGGATCATAAACCAAGTTaggcaagaagaagaagaagaagaagaagaaatctgGAAGTTGGACATGAATTAATCTCAATCATCTCCATTTCTGTCTGCATTAATCTCTTCAAGAACAGCAACAAGTGCAACTATGAATGCATAATCTACATTCGGACAAACAGTCACCGAATATGTGTCCTGCCCAAGAACAACACTCTGAACACTGtgcttcttcttcatctatccaatccaatccaatccaatccagtTCACATCTTCATTAGCAATAACataatttgtaaaatagaaGCAGTTATAGGTTAGGATTTAAGTATTTTACCTGGGCAATAACCAAGTTTTTAGTATTTCCAGCATAAATTACACAAGACCTATCCAACCAGCTTCCACTAATCTTGAAGTCACAAGTATGTTCCTCTGTGTTTCCGGCCATGAAAACATCCAATTCAGTCTTGAATTGAATAAGTGAAGACTTCTTTACACTAAAAAGTAGATTCTTAGATTCTGTGTCATCTCCACGGAAAACATTCCATCTCCTATGTGCTGTTATTGTCTGAAAATTTCATTTTCCCATCAAAGTATCAGAATGCACATTAAAGAAGCTTGTTTGATAGATGATTAAATTAGGGATGATtctttatccaaataacccagatgAAAAAAGCAGTTTTAGGGTACaattcaaataacccagatGAAACAAACAGTTTTAGGGTACAATGCAAATAACCCAGATGAAACAAGCAGTTTTAGGGTACAATGTACCTTCTGGTGCAGAGTGAGAATAGGGTTTCCGGCGGCATCAAGGATGGAGCGACGGTCATGGAGGCTGAAGAGTTTACCTTTAATCTGAAACAAGATATTGCCATTTACGTCAGTGACGACGAAGTTGCATTCCTTGAGGGTGAGGAGCTTCCTTTGGATAACGATATCAATTGGGTAGGATGTACAGAATTCAGAGCCGACAACTACGATTGGATCAGGGCCGCTTGTCGCCGCCGGGTAACTGATAGGTTGAGCCATTGCAGCCATTAGATTGTAAGATTGATTGATCGATCTATGTTTGACTTCCGATACTAGTTTGCCTTTTTGTATTCAATCTTCGTCCAGTCGGGCACCAACTG is part of the Impatiens glandulifera chromosome 1, dImpGla2.1, whole genome shotgun sequence genome and encodes:
- the LOC124920058 gene encoding regulatory-associated protein of TOR 1 isoform X4; this translates as MALGDLMASQFSQSLVPLTNHLEECLSRDEVDILGQRRDRDAENASTSIVNATAATAPTSLAYLPQTLVLCELRHESFETYVPSGPSESGLISKWWPKDRMKTGCVALVLCLNISVDPPDVIKISPCARMECWIDPFSMAPQKALEAIGKNLSLQYERWQPRARYKPQLDPTVEEVKKLCTTCRKYAKTERVLFHYNGHGVPKPTPNGEIWLFNKSYTQYIPLQISELDSWLKTPSIYVFDCSAAGMIVSAFAELQDLSASSSSGTTTPTRDCILLAACDAHETLPQSAEFPADVFTSCLTTPIKMALRWFCTRSLLRGSLNYSLIDRIPGRQNDRKTLLGELNWIFTAVTDTIAWNVLPHETFQKLFRQDLLVASLFRNFLLAERILRTANCTPISFPSLPPTHQHHMWDSWDMAAEICLSQLPGLVEDPNAEFQPSPFFTEQLTAFEVWLDHGSEHKKPPEQLPIVLQVLLSQYHRFRALVLLGRFLDMGSWAVDLALSVGIFPYVLKLLQTTTPELRQILVFIWTKILALDKSCQVDLVKDGGHTYFIRFLDSMEAFPEQRAMAAFVLAVIVDGHRRGQEACIEAGLLHVCLKHLQSSSGVSSQSETQTEPLFLQWLCLCLGKLWEDFTEAQIVALQAEAPAVFAHLLSEPQPEVRASAVFALGTLLDVGFDSSREGGVGGDEDCDDDEKSKAEVSIIKCLLNVVSDGSPLVRAEVAVALARFAFGHNKQLKAIAAAYWKKPQPNSVLSSLPSFAMKSTSGYTTPTQYVQHGTMGPSQIGPVFRSGDSQAIVRDGRVSTSSPLTSSGVMHGSPVSDDSSQHSDSGIFNDCLSNGVASARQRPLDNALYAQCVLAMLTLAKDPSPRNASLGRRVLSIIGIEQVVTKSVKPSGNMARLSDSIAPSPSLAGLARSSSWFDMSGGHLPLTFRTPPVSPPRPSYLPGIRRVCSLEFRPHIMNSPDTGLADPLLSAVGSDAASDRSFLPQSTIYSWSCGHFSKPILTAADDSEEVMVRREEREKFALDHIAKCQHSSVSSLQNQIASWDTKFETGTRAILLHPFSPVVIAADDTERIRIWNYEEATLMNSFDNHGLIDKGISKLCLVNELDDSLLLAASCDGNIRIWKDYNLRGKQKLVTAFSSIHGHRPGVRNDNVVVDWQQQPGYLYSSGETSSIMVWDLEKEQLVHSIPSLSDCSISALSASQVHPGHFAAGFLDGSVRLYDIRAPEMLICTSRPHTQRVRVVGIGFQPGFEHGKIVSASQAGDIQFIDIRWPKDAYLTIDAHRGSLTALAVHRHAPLIASGSAKQLIKVFNLEGEQLGSIKYLSTFMAQKIGSVSCLAFHPYEVLLAAGAADACVSVYADEIAPGR